The Conger conger chromosome 15, fConCon1.1, whole genome shotgun sequence genome contains a region encoding:
- the ciao2b gene encoding cytosolic iron-sulfur assembly component 2B, giving the protein MSGVTHLANENPHIFQRSKERLWTAEEEDEDIADPIDDREIFDLIKSINDPEHPLSLEDLNVVEQVRVHVNDPEGSVIVEFTPTIPHCSMATLIGLSIKVKLLRSLPNRFKVDVHITPGTHATEDAVNKQLADKERVAAALENTQLLEVVNQCLASKLPTNLMP; this is encoded by the exons ATGTCAGGAGTAACGCATTTAGCCAACGAGAACCCGCATATCTTTCAACGATCAAAAGAAAGACTTTGGACTGCAGAGGAAGAGGACGAAGACATTGCTGATCCCATTGACGACAGGGAAATCTTTG ATCTCATCAAATCCATCAATGATCCTGAGCACCCGCTGTCTCTTGAAGACCTAAACGTTGTGGAACAAGTGCGAGTCCAT GTTAATGATCCGGAAGGTTCGGTTATTGTGGAATTCACTCCCACCATTCCCCACTGTAGCATGGCTACCCTGATTGGTCTTTCTATAAAAGTCAAACTGCTAAGGTCCCTACCCAACAGATTCAAG GTTGATGTGCATATAACTCCTGGCACCCATGCCACTGAGGATGCAG ttaATAAGCAGCTGGCAGACAAAGAGAGAGTGGCTGCAGCTTTGGAGAACACTCAACTCTTGGAGGTGGTGAACCAGTGCTTGGCTTCCAAACTTCCAACAAATTTAATGCCATAA